Within Candidatus Methylomirabilota bacterium, the genomic segment GACACGTCTAGGCTGAGCCCGAAGAACTTGGGGGACTCGAACCAATGCCCAACGCGGCCGCCCACCGAGAACGATTTATCGAAGCTGACATTCGAGACCAGGCCGGCCGTGGCCACGCCATCAAGATGCCCGTCGAGGGAAAAATGATGGCTCTCGGTGACACTCATGCCGCCGTACAGGTCGGTGAACCACTCTGCGGCTGCGGGACACACGCCGACGACAAGCCAGGTCAGCGCGACCGCCATCGTGACGAGTGATTTGGCCGGGAGCATATGGGCAGAACGTCTCTGCTCCCTAGCCAGCCGGTTCACCGCTGACGGTCAAAGCATCGACGTGGTTGCGGAACACTCTCGTATCGGTTGATCAATGTGCCGCTCGACTTCATGACCTCCCCATCGAAACGGTCTGGATGTCTCCCATGTCGAGCCGGGTGCCGGGCCCTTGGAGCCAGCGCTGGGTTGACGAGAGCGAGACGAGGGGCTAGTGGTCTTCGGACGCAGACGGTCGGGCGGACGACGTCGGGGAATCCCGCAGAAACTGTGTTCGTCGGCCGTGCCGAGTCGGAGCGAACACAATGAGCTTCGACGAAACATCCGGTGACTCGATCACATCGCTCACTCTGCCGACAGGCTGAGGGGATTCAGCGTGTGCTGGCGATGCAACGACTTCGCCCCTGGGCTGGACCACTCCATCCATGAAGAGCGCGTCGTTATCGAAGAAAAAGACGCCGGGGGTCGAAGGATCGACGAAGTCGACTCCGATGTAGAGCACGAGCAGGAGCGTCCAGTGACAGCCAAGCCTCATACGGGCAATATACTACGATGCCGGTTGCATGCCGGCATGCTCGGGAAGACGGTCGAGCCACGTTACACCAACGCGGACCTGGTTGATCAATTCGTCGGCGAACTCCGCGCAGCCAGCACTCGTTGAGATTTCAGAGCACCTTCCGAAGCTCCGTGAGCCCGCCACACGAGGCACGATCGCTTCACCACTGGACACAACAGAGCAACAAGCAGAGCCACGTCATCAATGCACCCCTCGGTTGCAGCTGGGTTGCATTTCTCGCCTCGATCTGCCACTTTTTGGCGTGTCCGATTTCGAAATATCGATGGCTTCGGGATCAGGAGGGCTCTTCGTAATCAGCAGGTCGTGGGTTCAAGTCCCACCGCCGGCTCCACTGTTCAGCTCTCCCGTCCACCCCACCGCACGGAGCGTGAGATGAGCGATCTGGGTCGTCGCGAGGAGATCCGGGTGCCCGGCATGTCCGAGCCCATCAGTCACTTCACCCACGTCGTCAAGGCGGGACGCCTCGTCTTCGTCTCGGGCTGCGTCGCGACGGATGCGCAGGGACGCACGGTCGGCGGCGCCGACGTCACCGCGCAGGCCCGCCAGGTGCACGAGAATCTCAAGCGGTGCCTGGCCGCGGCCGGCGCGACGTTCGCCGACGTGTGCAAGGTCACCGTGTTCCTGAAGAACGTCGCCGACCGCGAGAAGATCAACGTCGCCCGCACGGAGTACTTCGGCACGCACCGCCCGGCCAGCACGCTGGTCGAGATCTCGCGCCTCGTGCGCGACGACCTGCTGGTGGAGATCGAGGCGATCGCCGTCCTGCCTGGATGACCGAGGGGATCGCGCCGATCCTCGATCGGGCGCGCGCGCTCAGCGCGCAGGGGCGCTGGGCCGATGCCGAGGCGGCGTACCGCGAGGCGCTCGGCCGCCGCCCCGACGACGCGCAGGCGCACGTCGGGCTCGGCTGGGCGCTGCGGCGGCAGCGCCGCCCCGACGAGGCGGAAGCGGCGTTCCGACGCGCGGTCGCGCTCGCGCCGGCGAGCGCGTCGGCGCGCGTGGAGCTCGGCGGCGCGCTCTTCGAGCAGGGGCGGTACGCTGAGGCGGCCGCGGCCTTCGCCGAGGCGGTCCGCCTGCGTCCCGACTTCGCGAAGGCTCACGTGAGCCTCGGCCTGGCGCTCGCGCGGCAGGGCGCGTGGGCGGACGCCGAGGCGGCGCTCCGCGAGGCGCTCCGGCTGCGGCCGGGCGATCCGGTGGCCCGCGCGAACCTCGGCACGGTGCTCCGCCGTCAGCGCCGGCCGGCGGAGGCCGAGGCGATCCACCGCGAGGCGCCGCGCCGCGCCGCGACGTCGCGAGTCGAGCTGGCCGTCGCGCTCTACCAGCAGGCGAAGTACGCGGAGGCGGCCGAGGCGTTCCGCGCGGCGCTCGCGGAGCACCCGCGGCACGCGAGGGCGCGGCTCGGCTGGGGCCTCGCTCTCGAGCGCCAGGGCCGCCTCGCCGAGGCGATCGACGCCTACCGCGAGGCGGTGCGCGTCTGTCCCGACGACGCGAGCCTCCACCAGCGGCTCGGCCTCGCGCTGCGGCGCCGCCACCGCTACGGGGAGGCCGTCGCGGCGTTCCGCGAGGCGATCCGCTGGGCGCCCCGCGACGCGCGCTCCCACCACCACCTCGGCGTCGCCCTCGAGCGCCACGGCCACCACGACGAGGCCGCGGCGGCGTTCCGCGCCGCCATCCGTCTGCGCTCGCGCCACGTGCGTTCGTACCTCGGCCTGGCGGCGACGCTGCGGCGCCAGGGCCGGTGGGCGGAGGAGGCGGCGACGTACGCGGACGCGCTCCGGGTGACGCCCGACGACGCCGACCTCCTCGCGGGCCGCGGACTCGCCCTCGGCGCCGCCGGCGACTACGCGGCCGCCGCCGACGCGTTCCGCCGGGCGCTCGCGTTCCGGCCCGACGACGCCGACCTCCACTACGAGCTCGGCGTCGCGCTCGGCCGGCAAGGGCGCCACGCGGACGCGGAGACGGCGCTGCGCGAGGCGGTGCGCCTCAAGCCCGACTCGCTCAAGGCGCGCGCCAACTTCGCGCTCGGCCTCGGGCGCCAGGGCCGCCACGCCGAGGCGGAAGCGGCCTATCGCGAGGCGCTCCCGCTCCGGCCGCGGCACCCCGCGCTCCACCGCGGGCTCGGCGTGTCGCTCTACTGGCAGGGCCGCTACGACCTCGCCGAGACGGCATTCCGCGAGGCGATCCGGCTCAAGCCCGACTACGTGCGCGCCCACTGCGACCTCGGCGAGATGTTCGTCGAACGCGGGCGCTGGGCGGAGGCCGAGGCCGTCTACCGCGCCGCCACGCGCATCGCGCCCGAGTCGGTGACGGCGCAGACGGGGCTGGGCGGCGTGCTGCAGGCGCTCGGGCGCCAAGCGGAGGCAGAGGCCGCGTGTCGCGAGGCGATCCGGCTCGACTTCGACGAGGCGCGCGCGCACTTCGTCCTCTGGGACGCGCTCGAGGCGCAGGGCCGCTTCCGCGCGCTCCGCGAGGCGGCGCGTGCCGTCGTGGCGCGCCGGCCCGACCACGCCGACGCCCACGCGCGGCTCGGGCGGGCGCTCTACGAGGAGGGGCGCTTCGCGGAGGCGCGCGCGGCGTACGAGACGGCGGTGCGCCTCAACCCCGGCGTCGCGCGGTTCCGCGAAGGGCTCGCGCGCGTGCTAGGGAAGCTTCAGTAGCTCGCGGAACTTTTCGAGGTCGCGCGCCGGCGCGTCGGGGTGCCGCGCCACGAGCGCGTACACGCCGGCCGGATCGCTCTCGATGCCCCGGCTCGCGCGCGCGAAGACGCGGACGAGGGTCCGCGCCTCCTTCTCCGCCTTCGCCGTCGCGGCCGCGTGGGCGAGGCGCCCCGCCCACTCGAGCACGCGGCTGTCGAGCTTCACGAAGCCGGTGACCGTCGTCGTGATCAGGCTGCGGCTGTCGGGCGCGGGCTGGGCCGCGTACTCGATGACGACCACGGCCTGCCCGTTGATCCGCGGGAGGAACCAGGTCTTGTAGGAGCCGCGTGCGTACATCATGCGCGTGCCGCTCGTCGCGTAGACGACCATGAACCGCCCGGTCGCGCCCCAGCCGTCGTCGAGCCAGAGCCCGCCGGCGTCGCGCCAGATCCGATACCGCGCGAGCTTGAGCGCGCGCGTGACGTGGGCCGCGAGCTCGGGGTGGTCGAGGAGGTACTCGAAGACGTCGCGCCGCGTGACGAAGGGCTCGCCGTCCGCGCGCGTCGCGACCGAGGCCTGCTCGCTGACCTCGGCGAGGAGGAGCCGCTCGGCCGGCGCCAGGTCGGCGGGCAGCGTGAGGGCCGGCCGGGCCGCGAACGCGCTCCCGACGAGCCCCAGGAGCGCCGCGGCGGCGAGGACGAGAGCCGGCGTCGGAGGACGGGGCCGCTTCCGCACGGTCGAGGCTCATTATGTCATGACGCTTGACGTGGACCCGCCCCGTCCGTAGGCTCGGGGGACTACCGAGACGGTTCGCAACGGTTCCGCGCCCCGGCCGGGGCGAGAGGGCAGGGGATGTACCAGCACCTCTTCGCGATCGTCGAGCGCCTTCCGGCGTTCTGGCGCACGCCCGCGTCGTCCCTCGGCGCCGTCGCGGCGCGCCCCGTGGACGAGCTGACCCTCCTCGCGAGCCCGTGCGAGGGCGTGCCCGAGGCCAACGCGCGGACGCTCGCGAGCCACCACGACGTGGTCAGCTCGACGCTCGACGCGGCCGCGGTCCTCCCGTTCCGCTTCGGCACCGTGGTGCCGGCGACGGAGCTCCCCGACTGGCTCGAGGCGCACCGGACGCGGATCCGCACGACCCTGACCGAGCTGCGCGGCCAGGTGGAGATGAGCGTCAAGCTCCTGCGGCTCCACTGCGGGCACGGCGCGGACCGCGCGTGCCCCGAGTGCGCCGGCGGCGCGCCCGGGGCCGCGGAGCTCGGCGACCTCGCCGAGCGCCTTGTCGAGCGCGCCGGCGTGGCCCGCTGGCGCTTCTCCTCCTCGGCCCACGGCGACAACATCGCCGGCTCGGTCGCGTTCCTCGTCCCGCGGCAGGAGGTGCACGCCTTCCTCGCGCGCATCGCACCGGTCGCGTCGCACGCCGCGGGGATCGCGGTGGTCCCGACGGGGCCGTGGCCCGCCTACTCCTTCGCCGGAAATTTCGATCGCCTGCCGCTCGCGCGCGTGCCGGCGGCCCCGCCGTCCGGGGAGCGCCGGCTCGGCTAGGACCGGGCGCGCCGGCGCGCCTTGCCCCGCCGTGGCGTTGTGGGATAGGCTCGACGGCCCAGGAGGGTGGGGATGAAGCGGCTGCGCCGCGCCGCCGTCGAGGAAATGATGGAGAAGCGCCCGGACGCGACGCTCGAGGCGGCGCTCGAGGTGTTCGAGGTGTTCGCGAGCGGATCGCTGACGGACGAGGTGTACATCTTGGACGACGTCGGCGGCAAGTGCATCGCCATCGCCCCGACGGCGCTCAAGGAAAAGTACCGGCGGGGGTGAGCCATGGCCATACTCGTGATCTCGCACCAGATGGGCGCGGGCGGCCCGGAGATCGGCATGGCGCTCGGGCAGCGGCTCGGCTATCGCTACGTGAACCAGGAGCTCCTGCTCGACGCGGCGCGCCGGTACGGGCTCGCCGAGGAGCGGCTCTCGCACCTCGATGAGTCGAAGCCGACCCTCTTCGAGCGGTTCGACACCGAGACCCGGCACCACATCACCGTCCTCCAGACGACGCTCCTCGAGTTCGCCGAGCTGGACAACGCCGTGCTCATGCGCGGCGGCGGCCAGTGGCTCCTGCGCGGCGTGCCGCACGCGCTGCGGGTGCGCCTGATCGCGCCGTTCGAGCATCGCGTGAAGCAGTGGATCAAGCGCACCGCCGAGATGACGGGCGAGGCGCCCACGCAGCGCGCGGCCGCCGACTTCGTGCGGCGCGACGACTCGGAGAAGGCGGGCCGGATGCGCTATCTCTACGAGGTGGACATCTCGGACCCGAACCTCTACGAGCTTATCGTGAACGTCGAGAAGCTCGTGTACGGCGCGGTGGTCGAGATGCTCGCCGGGCTCGTGCGTCGCCCGGAGATGGCGACGAGCCCGGAGGGGCAGCAGCTCGTCGCCTCGCGGGCCCTCGCCTCCCGCGTGCAGGTCGCGCTCGCCACGCACCCGGAAACGCGCCGGTACCGGATCACCGTCGAGGCGCAGGGCGGCGTGATCACGCTCGAGGGCACCGCCGCGCTGGACCGCGCGGTCGGGGTGGCGCGCACTGTCCCCGGGGTGAAGGAGGTCAAGACCCAGCAGCTCGAGATCCCGCCGATCCCGCCCTTCGTCGCCTAGCGACATGGGGGGTCCCGACATGGCCCCCCATACCCCCCCAAAGTTCGGCCGTCAGCGTCGCGGCCCCGGGGCGTCGGCGCCCGCGCGGTCCGGCGCCTCGGCGATCGTGAGCTGGACGCTCTTGCGCTCCTTGTTGCGCACGAGGCCGAGCGTCACCGCCCGGCCCACCTCGGCGTCCGCCGAAAGGCGCTGGAGGTGGTGATAGTCGTCCACGGTCGTGCCCTGGAAGGTGACGATCACGTCGTTCTGCTGGAGGCCGGCCGCGGCGGCGGGGCTCCCCGGGTACACGCGCGCGACGACGGCGCCGTGCGTGTCCCGCATCCCGAGCGCCTGCGCGAGCTCCGGCGTCAGCGGCTGCATGGCGACGCCGATCCAGCCGCGGGTCACGCGGCCGCGATCGATGAGCTGGCTCGTGACGCGCCGGACCATGTTGGCCGGGATCGCGAAGCCGATGCCCTGGCCGGTCGCGACGATGGCCGTGTTGATGCCGATCACCTCGCCCCTGAGGTTCACGAGCGGACCGCCGGAGTTGCCGGGGTTGATCGACGCGTCGGTCTGGATGAAGTTCTCGTAGGTCGAGATGCCGACGTCGGCACGCCCGGTGGCGCTGACGACGCCGACCGTCACGGTCTGGTCGAGCCCGAACGGGTTGCCGATCGCGATCGCCCACTCGCCGACCCGCAGCGCGTCGGAGTCGCCGAGCGCCGCCACCGTGAGCGGCACGGTCGGCTCGAAGCGGATCACCGCGAGGTCGGTCTTCGCGTCGGAGCCGACGATCCGTCCGCGGAACTCCTCCTTCGAGGCGAGCCGCACGGTCACGCCGTCGGCGCCGCGGACGACGTGGAGGTTGGTGAGCACGTAGCCGCGCTTGTCGATGATCACGCCCGAGCCCAGTCCTGGCTGGTGGAACTCCTCGCGCCGGCCCGGACCACGGCCGAAGAACTGGTCGAAGAAGTCCTTGAAGGCCGGATCGTCGGCGAACGGTCCCGGGATCGCGGGCGCCCGCCGGGGACGGGCAACCTGTACGGTCCCGATGTGCACGACGGCGGGCCGGACGCGCTCGGCGACCTGGACGAAGGCCGACTGGAGCGCGTCGGCGGGGGAGACGGGGGTCGGCGCGATCTCACGCACTGCGGCACGGCCGGTATAGAGGATCGCGTGCGTCCAGAACCCAGCGCCGGCAAAGGCGAAACTGGCGCTGAAGACGAGGATCGCGCGGCCAGTCTTTGAGGGCATCGGGCTCGCTTCCGCGGCCGGCTCGCGCTCGGCGCGGGGGCGGAGGAGAATGTTAGCGACCGCGGAGGCCGAGTGTCAAGGAAACTATTGCAATCATGTATTTTCCTTGACGCTCCAAAGCTCGAAAAGCGACAATGACGTAATAGTTAACGAAGTCTTCAGAACCCATATGATACGGCATTTCTTACGCAGGACCTTCTGCGTCACACTGATCTTGTCCCTGCTGGCGCCAGGTCTGGGGGCGGCACAGCAGCCCGCCCCGGTTCTGCCGGTGCCCGCGACGTCGGTCCCTGTTCGGGGCTCGGTGCCCGTCCCGATCCCCCCGGGGAGCCGCACCATCCCCGGCCCCGACTACCGGCTGGGTCCCGGCGACGTCCTGGACGTGCAGATCGCGGGCCGCCTCGAGGTCATCCGCTCCCAGGTCGTCGTCGACCTCGAGGGCGCGATCAGCATGCCGCCCATCGGCTCGATCCCGCTCGCGGGCCTCACGCTGCTCGAGGCGCATCGCCGCGTCGCCGAGCGCGCGCACGCCGTGTACAAGTTCGTGGAGATCACGCTTGCCGTCGCCGCGCCGCGCGCCTTCGAGATCACCGTGTCGGGCGAAGTCGACCGGCCCGGCACGATGCTGGTGACCGCCACCCGGCGGCTCCACGACGTCATCCTGGAAGCGGGCGGCGTCACGCCGCGCGGCAGCATGCGCCGCGTCCTCGTGCGCCGGAAGGCCGACGCCGAGTTCGATCTGCTGCGCTTCGAGCTCAAGGGCGACCTCTCGCAGAACCCGTTCGTCGAGGAGGGCCTGCGGATCGTCGTGCCGCCCAAGGGTCCGTCGGTGACGCTCGCAGGCGCCGTGCGGCGGCCGGGCGAGTACGAGATCGGGCCGGACGGCTCGCTCGCCGCGCTGCTCGAGCTCGTCGGCGGCCTCGGCCAGGCGGCGGCCGGGACGGAGGCGCGGCTGACGCGCGTCGGCGCCGACGGCCGCAAGGAGACGCTCGCGCTCGACCTCCTCACCGCGCTCCTGCCGCCGGCCGACGTGAAGCTCCAGGCCGGCGACGCGCTCTTCGTGCCGCCGCTCTCCGTGCTCCAGGACGTCGTCGAGGTCCGCGGCGCCTTCGTCGGCACGGCGGACTCGAGCAAGACGAGCGTCGCCGGCAAGGCGACGATCGTGCAGCGCTTCGAGCTCGCGCAGGGCGACCGCGTCCGCGACATCGTCCAGCGCGCCGGCGGCGCCGCCGCCTACGCCGACCTGCGGCTCGCGGTGATCGAGCGCGGCGGCCAGACGGGGCCGCGGCAGCGGATCCCGGTCGACCTGCAGCGGCTGCTCGTCGACAAGGACGAGGCGCAGAACGTCCTCCTCCAGAATGGCGACGTCCTCCAGCTGCCCATCGTCGAGGACAAGATCTACGTTGTCGGCGAGGTCAAGCTGCCGGGCGGCTTCGACTACCGCCCCGACCTCACGCCGCGCGAGTACGTCACGCTCGCGGGCGGGCCGACGAACCGCGCGAAGCTCCGCGCGACGTCCGTGATCTTCCGCAATGGGCGCGCGTACGCGATGGCCGACGCGCCGCCGCTCGAGCCGGGCGCGGTCGTCACGGTGCCCGAGGTGGCGGTGAAGTGGTGGCAGGACTATCTGCAGATCGCGTCGGTCCTCGCGGGGCTCGTCACCGCGTACACCGGTGTCTACATCCTCTTCAACGGCCCGTTGAGCCGCGGCGGCCTGTAAGCGATGTACGAAGCGTACTGGGAGCTCACCGAACCGCCCTTCGACAACTCGCCGAACCCGAAGTTCTTCTATCTCTCGCCCGATCACGAGGAGGCCCTGGTGCGGCTCGTCTACACGGTCCGCCACCGCAAGGGCTGCGGGATGCTCACGGGCGAGTACGGGTGCGGCAAGACGACGCTCTCGCGCGCGCTCATCCAGCGCCTTGAGGCGGAGCGCTACGAGATCGGGCTCCTGACGAACCCGAGCTGGACGCCGGTCGACTTCCTCCGCGAGGTCCTCTACCAGCTCGGCGTGGAGACGGAGGAGAAGAACAAGCCCGAGCTCCTCCACATGCTGAACGACGTGTTCTTCCGGAACTACCAGGCCGGGCGCGACAGCGTCGTCATCGTGGACGAGGCGCAGCTCATCGACGACGATGCCGTGTTCGAGGAGCTCCGCCTGCTCCTGAACTTCCAGACCGACGACCGATTCCTCGTGACGCTCCTCCTCATCGGCTCGCCCGAGCTCGCCAGCAAGGTGCGGCGCCTGAAGCACCTCGACCAGCGGATCACGCTCCGCTACCACCTGAACACGCTCGACTACGCGCACACGGCGAACTACATCGCGCACCGCCTGAAGATGGCGGGCCAGGCGAAACAGCTCTTCAACGAGGAGGCGATGAAGCTCATCTTCGATTTCACGCGCGGCACCCCGCGCGAGATCAATAACCTCTGCGACGTCGCCCTCCTCGTCGGCTACTCGAAGCGCGTGAAGGAGATCGGGGAGAAGATCATCGCCGAGGTCATCAAGGACATGGTGGGAGTCTCCTGATGGTGCGGATGAGCGACCTCGTCCGCGGCACCGTCAGGCCGAGGCCCGCGGCCGAGAAGGCGCCGGCCGCCGAGCGGCCGGCGCCGGCCTCGGGGACCGGCGTCCCGCCGGCGCTCCCGCGCACGCGCCTCGCGGCCGTGGCCCCGGCACCCGCGCCGGCGCCCCCGGCGCCGCCGCAGGCCGAGCCCCCGGCGCCGCCGCAGGCCGAGCCCGCGCCGCGGCCCCCGGCGCCGGAGACGCCCCCCGCGGCGGCCGCGCCGGTCGAGGCGCCGGGCGAGAAGGTCGAGGCGCTCCACGGCGAGCTGCAGGAGTTTCTCGCGCGGGTGCGTGAGCTCGTGCGCGGGGGCGGGCCGTTCCCGTGGGCCGAGCTCGAGGGGCTGATGGCGCGCGTGGTCGTGTCGCTCGAGCGCTCCGGGGACCTCTTCTGGGCGGCGAACAACCCCGCCGCGCCGCCAGGGGTCGACTACCTCGCATTCCACCAGGCCCGCGTCGCGGTGCTCGCCGTCCGGATCGGCATGGACGTCGGCTACGAGCGCCGGCGGCTCATTCTGCTCGGCATGGCGGGCTGCCTCATCGACATCGGCCTCTGGCAGCTCCCCGAGGGCGTGCTCCGGAAGGTCGACGCGCTCTCGCCCGAGGAGCAGACGCAGTACCAGTCGCACCCGCGCCTGGGCGCCGAGCAGCTGCGCCGCTGGTCACCGCCCTACGAGGGGCTGGTCGAGGCTGTGCTGCATCACCACGAGCGCGAGCAGGGGCAGGGCTTCCCGCTGGGGCTCGCCGCCACGGCGATCAACCCGGACGCGAAGATCCTCGGCCTGGTGGACACGTACGCGGGGCTCACCGTCCCGCCGACCTCGCGGCCGCGGATCCGGCCGCACGAGGCGATCCGCGACATCGTGCGCGGGAAGCACGAGTCCTTCCCGTCCGCGCTCGTGAAGGCGCTGCTCTCCGAGGTGTCGGTCTTCCCGCCGGGCACGCTCGTGCGCCTCAACACGGGCGAGGTGGGCCGTGTCGTCGCCGTGAACCGGAGCCATCCGCTCCGGCCGCGCCTCGAGATCATCGCCGACGGCAAGGGCCACCGCCTGGCCGCGCCGAAGACGACGGACCTCGCCGAGGCGCCCTTCCTCTACGTCACCGGTCCCGTCGCGGAGGGCGGGCGGTGAGCGCCGGGGAGGTTCGCTAGTGGCGCAGTACGAGATGAACCTCCGCGACTACTGGCTGATCGTCCGCCGCCGCCGGCTGATCATCATCACCTCGACGGTGCTCGTCGCGCTGTTCAGCTTCTGGTTCGCCAAGCAGAAGGTCCCGATCTACCAGGCGACCGCCGCGGTCAGGTACGAGCAGTCCACGCAGCTCTCGGGCCTCCTGGTGGAGGTGCTGTCGTACTCGACCGCGGACAACATCGAGACGCAGGTCACGATCATCAAGAGCTACCCGATCCTCGAGGAGGTCGCGAAGCGGCTCGGCCGGCTGCCGCAGACGGTCTCCGGCGAGGCGCTCCGGGAGTCGAAGACCTACTGGGGGGCGCTCGACGCGATCGCCTCGAAGATCAAGGTCACGCGCGTGCCGACCACCAGCATCCTCGAGATCGCGGTCACCTCGACCAACCAGCGCGAGGCGCGCGACATCGCGAACGCCGTGACCGACGCCTACCGCGACTACAACCGCACGCAGCGGAACCTCCGTCTCACGGAGGCGCGCAAGTTCATCGAGGGCCAGCTCAAGGACGTCGAGGCGCGTGTCAAGCGCGCCGAGGCGGAGGTGTGGGCGTTCCGGGAGGCCAACCGGATCATCTCGCCCGGCGCCGAGTCGGCCGTGCTGCTCTCGCTCTTCACGCAGGTGCGCGGGGACATCGAGAAGGCCCGCCAGCAGCGGACCGAGCTCGAGCTCGTGCAGCAGCGGCTCGCGCGGAGCGACACGGTCGGCGCGGCCGAGCGCGTCTTCGTGGACACGACGAACCCGGCGGTGCAGCGGCTCCAGTCGATGTACTCCGAGCTCCTGCTCGAGCGGAACAACCTCGCACTCGAGGTGACCGACAAGCACCCGCGGCTCCAGGCGCTCGAGGACCGCATGCGCGAGGTGCGCATGGAGATGCGACGCGAGGTCGCGGCCCAGATCGCGGCGCTCCGGAGCCGCGAGGAGATCCTCAGCCGCCAGATGGGCGAGCTCCTGCAGAAGAACCGTGAGATCCCCGAGGTCGAGCTGGCGATGCAGCGCCTCCAGCGGGAGGCGAAGAACAACGACGACCTCCTCACGCTCCTGAAGGCGAAGCACCAGGAGGCGCTGATCAAGGAGTCGGAGAAGATCGAGGAGGTGACGCTCGTCCGGCCCGCCGTCGAGCCGGAGGCGCCGGTCGGCACCGAGGCGCTGAACACCGTCCTCGTCGGCGCGCTCGTCGGCCTGTCGCTCGGCCTGGTCCTGGCGTTCGTGCAGGAGACGCTCGACACGTCGATCGGCACGATCGAGGACGTCGAGGCATATCTGGAGGTGCCCGTGCTCGGCGTGATACCGCACATCGACGCGCGCGAGACGGTGCAGCGCATCCTGGCGCGGCGCCCCTCGCTGGCGCAGATGGAGCCGGACGCGCTGCTGAGCCACGCCCTGCTCATCACGCACTTTGATCCGAAGTCGCCGGTCGCGGAGGCGTACCGCACGCTCCGGACGAACATCCAGTTCGCGCGCCTGGAGCGCGCCGGCAAGCTCCTCGTCATCACGAGCCCGACGCTCCAGGAGGGCAAGACGACGACGATCGTGAACCTCGCGATCACGATGGCGCAGAGCGGCCAGCGGACGCTGCTCGTCGGCTCGAACATGCGTCGCCCGAGCATCCATCGCTTCTTC encodes:
- a CDS encoding RidA family protein; protein product: MSDLGRREEIRVPGMSEPISHFTHVVKAGRLVFVSGCVATDAQGRTVGGADVTAQARQVHENLKRCLAAAGATFADVCKVTVFLKNVADREKINVARTEYFGTHRPASTLVEISRLVRDDLLVEIEAIAVLPG
- a CDS encoding tetratricopeptide repeat protein, giving the protein MTEGIAPILDRARALSAQGRWADAEAAYREALGRRPDDAQAHVGLGWALRRQRRPDEAEAAFRRAVALAPASASARVELGGALFEQGRYAEAAAAFAEAVRLRPDFAKAHVSLGLALARQGAWADAEAALREALRLRPGDPVARANLGTVLRRQRRPAEAEAIHREAPRRAATSRVELAVALYQQAKYAEAAEAFRAALAEHPRHARARLGWGLALERQGRLAEAIDAYREAVRVCPDDASLHQRLGLALRRRHRYGEAVAAFREAIRWAPRDARSHHHLGVALERHGHHDEAAAAFRAAIRLRSRHVRSYLGLAATLRRQGRWAEEAATYADALRVTPDDADLLAGRGLALGAAGDYAAAADAFRRALAFRPDDADLHYELGVALGRQGRHADAETALREAVRLKPDSLKARANFALGLGRQGRHAEAEAAYREALPLRPRHPALHRGLGVSLYWQGRYDLAETAFREAIRLKPDYVRAHCDLGEMFVERGRWAEAEAVYRAATRIAPESVTAQTGLGGVLQALGRQAEAEAACREAIRLDFDEARAHFVLWDALEAQGRFRALREAARAVVARRPDHADAHARLGRALYEEGRFAEARAAYETAVRLNPGVARFREGLARVLGKLQ
- a CDS encoding GvpL/GvpF family gas vesicle protein — translated: MYQHLFAIVERLPAFWRTPASSLGAVAARPVDELTLLASPCEGVPEANARTLASHHDVVSSTLDAAAVLPFRFGTVVPATELPDWLEAHRTRIRTTLTELRGQVEMSVKLLRLHCGHGADRACPECAGGAPGAAELGDLAERLVERAGVARWRFSSSAHGDNIAGSVAFLVPRQEVHAFLARIAPVASHAAGIAVVPTGPWPAYSFAGNFDRLPLARVPAAPPSGERRLG
- a CDS encoding cytidylate kinase family protein, with amino-acid sequence MAILVISHQMGAGGPEIGMALGQRLGYRYVNQELLLDAARRYGLAEERLSHLDESKPTLFERFDTETRHHITVLQTTLLEFAELDNAVLMRGGGQWLLRGVPHALRVRLIAPFEHRVKQWIKRTAEMTGEAPTQRAAADFVRRDDSEKAGRMRYLYEVDISDPNLYELIVNVEKLVYGAVVEMLAGLVRRPEMATSPEGQQLVASRALASRVQVALATHPETRRYRITVEAQGGVITLEGTAALDRAVGVARTVPGVKEVKTQQLEIPPIPPFVA
- a CDS encoding trypsin-like peptidase domain-containing protein, giving the protein MREIAPTPVSPADALQSAFVQVAERVRPAVVHIGTVQVARPRRAPAIPGPFADDPAFKDFFDQFFGRGPGRREEFHQPGLGSGVIIDKRGYVLTNLHVVRGADGVTVRLASKEEFRGRIVGSDAKTDLAVIRFEPTVPLTVAALGDSDALRVGEWAIAIGNPFGLDQTVTVGVVSATGRADVGISTYENFIQTDASINPGNSGGPLVNLRGEVIGINTAIVATGQGIGFAIPANMVRRVTSQLIDRGRVTRGWIGVAMQPLTPELAQALGMRDTHGAVVARVYPGSPAAAAGLQQNDVIVTFQGTTVDDYHHLQRLSADAEVGRAVTLGLVRNKERKSVQLTIAEAPDRAGADAPGPRR
- a CDS encoding SLBB domain-containing protein — encoded protein: MPVPIPPGSRTIPGPDYRLGPGDVLDVQIAGRLEVIRSQVVVDLEGAISMPPIGSIPLAGLTLLEAHRRVAERAHAVYKFVEITLAVAAPRAFEITVSGEVDRPGTMLVTATRRLHDVILEAGGVTPRGSMRRVLVRRKADAEFDLLRFELKGDLSQNPFVEEGLRIVVPPKGPSVTLAGAVRRPGEYEIGPDGSLAALLELVGGLGQAAAGTEARLTRVGADGRKETLALDLLTALLPPADVKLQAGDALFVPPLSVLQDVVEVRGAFVGTADSSKTSVAGKATIVQRFELAQGDRVRDIVQRAGGAAAYADLRLAVIERGGQTGPRQRIPVDLQRLLVDKDEAQNVLLQNGDVLQLPIVEDKIYVVGEVKLPGGFDYRPDLTPREYVTLAGGPTNRAKLRATSVIFRNGRAYAMADAPPLEPGAVVTVPEVAVKWWQDYLQIASVLAGLVTAYTGVYILFNGPLSRGGL
- a CDS encoding AAA family ATPase; translation: MYEAYWELTEPPFDNSPNPKFFYLSPDHEEALVRLVYTVRHRKGCGMLTGEYGCGKTTLSRALIQRLEAERYEIGLLTNPSWTPVDFLREVLYQLGVETEEKNKPELLHMLNDVFFRNYQAGRDSVVIVDEAQLIDDDAVFEELRLLLNFQTDDRFLVTLLLIGSPELASKVRRLKHLDQRITLRYHLNTLDYAHTANYIAHRLKMAGQAKQLFNEEAMKLIFDFTRGTPREINNLCDVALLVGYSKRVKEIGEKIIAEVIKDMVGVS
- a CDS encoding HD domain-containing phosphohydrolase produces the protein MVRMSDLVRGTVRPRPAAEKAPAAERPAPASGTGVPPALPRTRLAAVAPAPAPAPPAPPQAEPPAPPQAEPAPRPPAPETPPAAAAPVEAPGEKVEALHGELQEFLARVRELVRGGGPFPWAELEGLMARVVVSLERSGDLFWAANNPAAPPGVDYLAFHQARVAVLAVRIGMDVGYERRRLILLGMAGCLIDIGLWQLPEGVLRKVDALSPEEQTQYQSHPRLGAEQLRRWSPPYEGLVEAVLHHHEREQGQGFPLGLAATAINPDAKILGLVDTYAGLTVPPTSRPRIRPHEAIRDIVRGKHESFPSALVKALLSEVSVFPPGTLVRLNTGEVGRVVAVNRSHPLRPRLEIIADGKGHRLAAPKTTDLAEAPFLYVTGPVAEGGR